From the Trifolium pratense cultivar HEN17-A07 linkage group LG4, ARS_RC_1.1, whole genome shotgun sequence genome, the window TTTGATCATCAACTTCTGTAAATGATAAGTTCAACACCTCCAGTTTCGGCACTTCAAAGTTCATTTCAAGCAGCTTCACATTTGAACAGAAGGATAAGTTCAAATGTCTAACGTTACAGCACATTCTTAAAACTTGAGCAATACCTTCTTCTATGCCACAATAATGGCTCAAATCAAGCAACTGTAAATTTGGGGAAACAGAAGCAAACATTATGATGTTTTCATCTGTTAACCATTGATTGTGAGCCAAACGGAGATACTTTAATTGAGGGTGTGCAGTAAAATCCATCAAAGATCTAGAACTCTCTAGACTCTTTTTCCCAATTTCTGTGTGTTCCATTTTGATATCACTAAGTGAAGGACAACTCTTAATGAGTGCAAAGACGGCAGATATTGTGAGTAATGAACAACAAGTCAAAGTTTATAGATACCAAATCACCCAGAAACAAAGACAGCTCCACAACATGTGTATCAGTCAGAAAAACAGCATTTTGAAAGATCCAAATATTGGAAATGTTGACACTTGGATAACAAATAAAAGATTCCAGAATAACTATAACCGGTGCAATCTTGGAGAGCAAGTCTCGTTAAAGGAAGACATTGGTTTGCAATAGAGAAGAGCAAGTCATCGGAAATATTGGAAGACAACAAATCAAAACAAGTCAAGTACTTCAAAGTACTCACCAAGGAGGCAATGAATTGTGAAGTAATATAAGATGTTATTGGCTTGTATACTAATGACTTGTTTAAGTGCAGTTGTGGCGAGGTTGAACATGGTAACACAGTTGCAGCTAATAGAaataatagaaatataaaaGCTATTTCAAACCTTCCTGATAAAATCACAATGCAAGTGACAAGATTATCAATAATgtaataaataatcaaaaaattacaaacagAACTAGAGGTGTACCTTTATTCGTATTGCAGATTGAtatacacttaaaaaaataatccaaTGAACTCTTTATATATTGATATTTttcctgagaatttattttgcTTCTGCTCAAAAGGAAAAGATATCAtttactattttgtttttggttggtaaaaaacaatttttcttcTGACTTCTTAAAACAATTGATTACACAGTTACTTACAAATACATTACTTCTTACTCAACTCACAAGTACCCTTTTCACAAGGTAAATTCTTCGTTACCCAACTTGAAGATCTTGTTTCATTACTTGAGGTCAATATTTCTTACAATTTCTTCACTGGTTCTGTACCAAAAGGTCTAATCAAGTTATTGAATTCCTCACCGTCATCATTCATGGGTAATCCTCACCTATGTGTCAATTGTTTGAGTTGCATGAAAACTAGTTATATAAATTCATGTGTCCACAAATCAACTGATCACAAAGGTATCACTAATGTTCAAATTGTAATGATAGAACTTGGATCTTCAATATTTATTTCTGTTCTGTTGCTAATGATAATTGGAAGGTATCTCCGTAGAAAGGACTCGAAAAGGACATCTGATCTTACGCAAGTGTTTTTTAATGTAAGAGGAGAAGAAAGTTTTGAATTCACAAATGACAGTGATTACGAATTAAAGATCTCAACTGAAAAGATGTCTTCCCTTCGAGAGCAAGTGTTGGAGGTGATGAGATCCTCATCAGTCACtatttttagagtctttttaataagttttaatatcattttattagtttagtgtttaatttagagtcattttaaataaattgcaattattgatttattgaatcaattaagtgtttttctctattaaaataatattttgtgtagtttttattttcttggttcAACTTAACATGTTTATGGTTGAGTGcaaaaattatattaacaaTTGTTTTAGTGTAATGGGCTGGTGTGAATAGAAAACAGACTGATGAATAGCCCAAGAAAATGCAACATGCTAAAGTGGCCCAAGAAGATACAGGAGAATTCAATGCATATTTTGCATATAACAAGAGGAGCTACGCTGGGGAAGGATATGACGCAGAGGAGGAGAAAAACATGAACAGTGCGTGGGGCACTTGAAGGAATGAAGGGAACGACTCCAAGCTACAAGCTGACACCTTATTAATTGGTTTTAGtttctttatttcttcttttgttttcaTTATGAGTAGCTAGTTCTCTTTTGATTGGTTTTGTAAGATGAACTTGTATGAATATATGGGTTTATATGTTAGGTCTTTGAACTAATACtcttttgattaattaaattcgtTATTCAATCAATCTTTGTGTTTAATGCTTTATGGGTATTGATGAATGTTCATGTATGATTTGAGATTCATATTGATTAAGAGATTAATTGTATGAATTGGACCTAAATTGATTGTTCAACCTTGTAATTGATCTAGAGATAGGGAATTAGAGGTTGTGACTTATGGTTTAACGTTCAATGTTTGCCTATTTTAACTATTCAATTGGCCTAAGAGATTAGGGTATTATAGTGTAAAATAGTGAGTTATACACCATGAGAATGGGTATAGTGGCTTAGTTAAACCGTCGTGATAATTGGATTGATCATTATAAGGGTATTAGACGCTAACATCCATACTGAAATACGAGGGATTCGAAACAAACCCAATCGCTTTCTTTAATTGTTGAATTTAAACATTTTTCCTTTCAATTGTTAATCAAATGCTATGCATTCCCCCCAAAATGTCATTTAATTTCCTCCTAAGAAATAGTTTAATTGTTTTGCTTTAGATTAATCTCAATCCCTGAGGATCGATAATTTTTTACTACTTGACGATAATTGGTACACTTGCCAATaattcatcaagtttttggcgccgttgccagggattgttgattaattttgacaagGCAATTTAGCTTTACTTAGGATTTTAGTacagaattattatttttttctttctattatttagccttattagtttttcttttatattgttGTGCTGCTTgggtatttgtttgtttgtgtttgctcAGGTACAATTGAAATGGCGGAGGTGCAACCACCGCCACCACCAAGGAGAACCTTGGGAGATTATGGTAGAGGAGCAAATGGAGATCAAGATTTTAGAGGGTTTCAACCGGCAAACCCGGTAGCTTTTGATATCAGAAGTTCCGTCATAAAAGCTTTAAAGGAGAACAAGTTTTCTGGGGCCGACTCAGAGTGTCCAAATCTGCATTTGAGTAACTTCTTAGATGTGTGTGATTACACCGACCCTCCGGGTGTCTCGGAATGTGCTAAAAGGTTGAGGctattcaaattttctcttacCGGAAGAGCCAGAGATTGGCTGGATACCTTGCCTAACGGGACAATTAAAACATGGAACGAATTGAGAGTCAAATTTTCGGAGCGCTTTTTCCCAATTTACAAGTTCCTAGAAAAAAAAGCCGAGATCACAAACTTCGAACAAGGAGATTCCGAGTCTCTTTATGACGGATGGGAAAGGTTCAAACTCCTCTTGAAGAAGTGTCCCGATCATGGTGTGGATAATTTGGCTCAAATGCAATATTTTACTCAAGGTTTAAGAGCACAAACTCGCATGTTACTTGATGTATCCGCGGGTGGTTCCATTAATAACAAGGTTGCAAATGAGGCTAAAGAGCTTGTGGAAGCCATGGCGCAAAATGAATATAGAGCTCTTAATGAGAAAGGAGCTAAGAATAAAGTGAGTACGATGGAGCTTGACACTCAAAGGGCTTTGTTAGCAAATTTAAAGCTCATGAATATTCACATGGAGACTTTTATAAAACACTTGACCACCAACAAGCTTGTTCATGCTCAAGTACAACAAGTGTCAATATCACAAGCTCAACTTCCACCAAGTAGACCTTCACCATTGGAAGAAACTCTTTCTCAAGTCATGAAGATGATACAAGTAAATTTCGAGGCTATGAAGACAAGTCAAGAAGCTATGAAGATAAGTCAAGaatcaacaaataaaaatcatgaagcCTACATCAAGAATTTAGAAACACAAATGGGCCAATTGTCTAGGCAAGTTGCGTCGTCATCTAATGGCGGATTTGAAGGAAACACATGCAATAATCCTAAAAAGGAGAGTTGTAATGCAATTCATTTGCGAAGTAGAGTGGTGCCTACACCGGTAAGTGAGCCACGTTCCAAGGAAAATATGTCAAATGAAGTTGAGGATGAGGTGGTAAAAGGAAGGAGTGGAAAGGAAAAATAtcatgagggagaagttgaaaatgagagaagtGGTGAGCTTGAGAAAGAAGTCGAAAATAagagtgaaaatgaaaaaatagaaaaaagtgagaaagaaaaagaaaaagagggaggagttgaaaatgagagaaatgtggaagagaagaaaaaagacGATGCAAGATTTGTCGATAACGActcaaatttgaagaaaattaagAGTAAAATTTTGAAAGATGGAGAAAAAGCTCAAGTAGTTCTACCTCATGAAAAGCTACCCTACCCTCACAAAAAGAAGAGTAAGAGAAAAGATATTGATTTTAAGAAGTTCATGGAGGTGTTTAATAGCCTTCAAGTCACAATTCCGTTTATGGAAGCTTTGGAGCAAATGCCTATGTATGCCAAGTTCATGAAGGAGTTGTTGACTAAGAAGAGGAAGCCTAAAGAGGATGAAATCGTGTTGTTGACGGAAGAGTGTAGTGCAATTCTTCAAAGAAAACTCccacaaaagaagaaagatccCGGTAGTTTCACTATACCTTGTTCTATTGGGAATTTACATGTTGGGAGAGCACTTTGTGACTTAGGAGCAAGCATCAACTTGATGCCCCTCTCtatgatgaaaaaaataccCGGTGCCATAGCTAACCCCACCAAGATGCAATTATCTCTTGCGGATCGGTCAATCACGTACCCCTATGGAATCTTACAAGATGTTTTGGTAAGAGTGGCCGAATTTGTCTTTCCGGCGGATTTTGTAATTCTCGATATGGAGGAAAATGCCGAAGTGCCTCTTTTATTGGGAAGACCCTTTTTGGCAACCGGGAGAGCTCTAATTGATGTGGAGATGGGTGATTTAATGTTGAGGTTCAATGATGAGAAAGTTAACTTCAACATCTTTGAAGGTATGAGAAATCAAGATGAGATTCCACAATGCTTTAAAGCGGATGTCATTGAAGATGAGAGTGAGAACTCAAAGACAGAAGCAACAAAGTCAATTTCTCCGGATTTGAAAGCACTCCCTTCTAATGGGAAATTTGTATTTTTGGGAGATGATTATAAGCAACCGGTGATCGTTAGTAGGTTGCTCACCCCTTTGAAGAAGGAGGAAAAGAGGAGCCGAGTGGAATCAAAtttgaagtatcctccctaacttgAATGATGGTGCGTCGAGCTCGGGACGTTAAACAcgcgcttcatgggaggcaacccatgtgATCTCTATGGTCCATTTCTatcctttttctctctctttctctttaaGTACTTTTATCTTTTCATTTTAGTGTCTATAATAATTGACTGATCTTGGATGACTGTGATGATCACTTGCAcattttactttgttttttttaatgagcACCTTTATCTTTTGGAAAGTCTCATTTGTTTGACACCATCTTTTCATTCACTTCTATATACAATTATCTTGGTTTTTAATTTGAGCATCTGGAATGAAATTTCTTGCGGTGCAACAGATTTTTGCGATTGGTGGATTGAAAGACAAGCTGATGAACATTCACAATTTTGACAGTTCGATAATCCGGCCGTTTAAACCGTGAGATTTTGAGCCTAAACACTTGGATTGTTTCTCGCTATGTGAGTCCACTACTTTACTTATTCTCTAGAACTTGCTTGCgttcttttaattaattgattgcGATGATTACACACTGAGGCAACTTTTGTTGGTATCTTGAGCCTTTTTAGCCTACCCTTGCATGGTTATATCCTTTGCTTAGCCCCTTTGAGCCTTACATTTCTTTGTTCATCGATCACTTAAcccatatataaaaaaaaaaaaaaatcattttcttggAGTTAAGTTGATTTTCATTACATATTGCAAAtgcttaagtttggggttgcttttgaAATTAGCAACCATCTAAGTTTGGGGTGGGTATACTAGAGAACTtgaattgtgaaaaaaaaaaaaaaaaaatgaaaaatgttgaaaaatcaagaAGCCAAATGTttgtaattttgaaaagaaaaaaaaagtgacttcttcaaaaaagatgaagagaaaataatgaaaagaacGAAAAATAGTTTGTGATGGT encodes:
- the LOC123921755 gene encoding uncharacterized protein LOC123921755, yielding MEHTEIGKKSLESSRSLMDFTAHPQLKYLRLAHNQWLTDENIIMFASVSPNLQLLDLSHYCGIEEGIAQVLRMCCNVRHLNLSFCSNVKLLEMNFEVPKLEVLNLSFTEVDDQTLYVISKSFRGLQLVLLCCTNVTLKGVEHVVENCTQLRKDQVRWFS
- the LOC123921749 gene encoding uncharacterized protein LOC123921749, whose amino-acid sequence is MAEVQPPPPPRRTLGDYGRGANGDQDFRGFQPANPVAFDIRSSVIKALKENKFSGADSECPNLHLSNFLDVCDYTDPPGVSECAKRLRLFKFSLTGRARDWLDTLPNGTIKTWNELRVKFSERFFPIYKFLEKKAEITNFEQGDSESLYDGWERFKLLLKKCPDHGVDNLAQMQYFTQGLRAQTRMLLDVSAGGSINNKVANEAKELVEAMAQNEYRALNEKGAKNKVSTMELDTQRALLANLKLMNIHMETFIKHLTTNKLVHAQVQQVSISQAQLPPSRPSPLEETLSQVMKMIQVNFEAMKTSQEAMKISQESTNKNHEAYIKNLETQMGQLSRQVASSSNGGFEGNTCNNPKKESCNAIHLRSRVVPTPVSEPRSKENMSNEVEDEVVKGRSGKEKYHEGEVENERSGELEKEVENKSENEKIEKSEKEKEKEGGVENERNVEEKKKDDARFVDNDSNLKKIKSKILKDGEKAQVVLPHEKLPYPHKKKSKRKDIDFKKFMEVFNSLQVTIPFMEALEQMPMYAKFMKELLTKKRKPKEDEIVLLTEECSAILQRKLPQKKKDPGSFTIPCSIGNLHVGRALCDLGASINLMPLSMMKKIPGAIANPTKMQLSLADRSITYPYGILQDVLVRVAEFVFPADFVILDMEENAEVPLLLGRPFLATGRALIDVEMGDLMLRFNDEKVNFNIFEGMRNQDEIPQCFKADVIEDESENSKTEATKSISPDLKALPSNGKFVFLGDDYKQPVIVSRLLTPLKKEEKRSRVESNLKYPP